The following proteins are encoded in a genomic region of Pangasianodon hypophthalmus isolate fPanHyp1 chromosome 26, fPanHyp1.pri, whole genome shotgun sequence:
- the syngr3b gene encoding synaptogyrin-3b, with protein sequence MVMVMMMNGTGSYGAGRTGAEFDPITFAKRPQTILRFLAWIFSMVVFGSIVNEGYVNMGSERLHCVFNKNEDACNYGIIIGVLAFLASLCFLALDVYFPQISSVKDRKRAVLLEIGFSGLWAFLWFVGFCFLANQWSRTSPKELPLEQASDAARAAIAFSFFSILTWAALTLFAVQKFLLGTDMTLFTSADVPKQPYPSNDAIHQTTIDKSPTLIETVETRPPGYQIPPAF encoded by the exons atggtgatggtgatgatgatgaacgGGACGGGTTCGTACGGAGCGGGCCGAACCGGGGCGGAATTCGACCCCATCACCTTCGCCAAAAGACCGCAGACCATCTTACGATTCCTGGCCTGG ATTTTCTCCATGGTGGTGTTCGGCTCGATAGTAAACGAAGGCTACGTGAATATGGGCAGCGAGCGCCTGCATTGCGTGTTTAACAAAAACGAGGACGCCTGCAATTACGGCATCATTATCGGAGTGTTGGCGTTTTTAGCTAGCCTTTGCTTCCTGGCTCTGGACGTCTACTTCCCTCAGATCAGCAGTGTTAAGGACCGGAAGAGAGCCGTGCTACTGGAGATAGGCTTTTcag GACTTTGGGCATTTCTCTGGTTTGTTGGATTTTGCTTCCTGGCCAATCAGTGGAGTCGCACCTCGCCTAAAGAGCTGCCACTGGAGCAGGCGTCAGACGCGGCACGAGCCGCCATcgccttctccttcttctccattCTCACCTGG GCGGCGCTGACGTTGTTCGCAGTGCAGAAATTCCTGCTCGGAACCGACATGACGCTCTTCACCTCCGCCGACGTCCCCAAACAGCCGTATCCGTCCAACGACGCAATCCACCAGACCACCATAGACAAGAGCCCGACGCTGATCGAGACGGTGGAGACACGCCCACCCGGGTACCAGATCCCGCCCGCTTTTTAA